From Priestia filamentosa, a single genomic window includes:
- a CDS encoding multicopper oxidase domain-containing protein has translation MKRFYHVVAIDIRIVLNTFGDHNEHGKIYILKENVDKVRRAVEKNPFTPVDLVEPLCIRANKGDTIEILFENQIKTSAGMHFQEVDYDVLNSDGANVGFNPNTLVKPGEKILYRLQANHEGIAFFSDLGDPDSSDDGTNINGLFGALFIEKMGSTWTDPITGGPLNSGAMADVHHPFAPSFREFGFIFHDEMPTQDITGNRPLDPVTNQERESTHAINYRYEPLQNRKKLIEEGVVCPDCEGEEVHHDSWVFGDPATPIYRGYKGDPAKVRLVHGGVKETHVFHYHVHTWFRDPLNTDSAIFDAQAISPQNWYTVDVLYGLGSLQEAIGDAIIHCHLYPHFGVGMWALNRIFDTLQDGSQCYPNGIPIKPLQPLPDRPAPPKPTKERPGFPNFIPGKVGCKAPRPPLGIVGGRGLTELERNAAVPTARPGAVFADPCIIEENPVVQEFNVSLIELPLVYNREGWNDPKGRIYVLDEDLDDILAGRKEPEPLVIHMNAGTCISVNFTNRLNEVAGGDAFQLVTRTYEVGFHVHFVKFDVLVSDAANVGWNYDSSVLPGETIRYEFFADVELKAWFLHDHLFPNYHQQHGVFGSGNAHARFSKVLDSKTGEEVQVGAQVTVTHPLIPDYRDFALFVQDFTLLFDKDGCPLEPPEFPGSEDDPGLFGVNYKNEPLQFRLGEDCDPAYSFSSFVNGDPVTPILNCYEGDPIRIRVLQGSQEESHSFNMHGLRWKAERPDSETMFVCQEHIGISESFTFEMAVPNAGDYLWTFETEEDLWNGCWGLVRAFDAEVDFLIPLPDRPDPPKRTKPLPVCTGKPPEKAKIVEVDAPPNAPVKRFDVVAFHVPIPYSKWGEKDPFGIVFALKKDVKDILAGKKKIQPLIIRANQGDVVEIHLESRLEFDEFPFPDGIWPYPPVKEQAFYPPSVRISLHPQLIQYDVKSSAGETVGFNPDQTVGPGEKITYRWYVDLPVGACGMWDMADIRNHRSLGTFGMFIAEPRGAQFLSQKTLKPVITTDRAIIKQPFLPTTREFALIMYDGARLVDKNGKLIIDPVDGILGGVDPEEIGDLVDTYDNGSRGFNYRTERLINRLNQVPVLKDLFSSKVHGDPSTPILEAYPGDPITIRFANPSERRRAHGFHVHGHYWNTDDKDIFSQVKSIRDHIVLGDVVDIQLHYGAGSFFNFPGDYMYRSGNIRWDIEQGMWGILRVHKNLQKNLQPLKAINNVKKRNKKK, from the coding sequence ATGAAACGATTTTACCATGTGGTAGCTATTGACATTCGTATTGTGTTAAACACTTTTGGAGATCACAACGAACATGGGAAAATATATATCTTAAAAGAAAATGTCGATAAAGTGAGAAGGGCGGTCGAGAAAAATCCGTTTACACCTGTTGATCTAGTTGAACCACTTTGTATTCGAGCCAATAAAGGAGATACAATTGAGATTTTGTTTGAAAATCAAATTAAAACTTCAGCTGGGATGCATTTTCAAGAAGTAGACTATGATGTATTGAATTCAGATGGAGCGAATGTCGGATTTAATCCAAATACACTTGTTAAGCCTGGGGAGAAGATTCTCTACCGTTTACAAGCAAATCATGAAGGAATTGCTTTCTTTTCTGACTTAGGAGATCCAGATAGTAGTGATGATGGCACAAATATTAACGGTTTATTTGGAGCCTTATTCATCGAAAAAATGGGGTCAACATGGACAGATCCTATTACAGGCGGACCTTTAAATAGCGGGGCAATGGCTGATGTTCATCATCCTTTCGCTCCATCATTTCGAGAGTTTGGCTTTATTTTTCATGATGAAATGCCAACGCAAGATATTACAGGAAACAGACCTCTTGATCCTGTCACAAATCAAGAAAGAGAATCTACTCATGCGATTAACTATCGTTATGAACCTCTACAAAACCGTAAAAAACTAATCGAAGAAGGAGTAGTATGCCCAGATTGTGAGGGAGAGGAAGTTCATCATGATTCATGGGTATTTGGAGATCCTGCAACTCCTATTTATCGTGGATATAAGGGAGATCCTGCAAAGGTTAGACTTGTGCATGGCGGTGTAAAAGAAACGCATGTTTTTCATTACCATGTTCATACATGGTTTAGAGACCCGCTAAATACGGATTCTGCTATATTTGATGCTCAAGCGATTAGTCCACAAAACTGGTATACAGTTGATGTTCTTTACGGGTTAGGGTCCCTTCAAGAAGCGATTGGAGATGCTATTATTCACTGTCATTTGTATCCGCACTTTGGAGTTGGCATGTGGGCTCTCAATCGGATTTTCGATACTCTTCAAGACGGAAGTCAATGTTACCCAAATGGAATTCCCATTAAACCGCTTCAACCTTTACCAGATCGTCCTGCTCCACCTAAGCCAACGAAAGAAAGACCTGGGTTTCCTAACTTTATTCCAGGAAAAGTAGGATGTAAAGCACCTCGGCCACCACTTGGGATTGTGGGAGGGCGCGGGTTAACAGAACTTGAAAGAAATGCAGCTGTTCCTACTGCAAGACCTGGAGCTGTTTTTGCAGATCCTTGTATTATTGAAGAAAACCCTGTTGTGCAGGAATTCAATGTTTCTCTTATTGAACTGCCTCTTGTCTATAACCGAGAAGGGTGGAATGATCCGAAAGGAAGAATTTATGTTCTTGATGAAGATCTGGACGACATTTTAGCAGGACGGAAGGAACCAGAGCCTCTTGTTATTCACATGAATGCTGGAACGTGTATATCTGTTAACTTTACAAATCGGCTTAATGAAGTCGCAGGAGGAGATGCGTTTCAACTTGTGACACGAACATATGAAGTAGGATTTCACGTTCATTTCGTTAAATTTGATGTTTTAGTTAGTGACGCAGCAAATGTTGGATGGAATTACGATTCAAGTGTTCTTCCTGGCGAAACGATTCGCTATGAATTTTTTGCAGATGTAGAATTAAAAGCATGGTTTTTACATGATCATTTATTTCCGAACTATCATCAGCAACATGGGGTGTTCGGTTCAGGAAATGCTCATGCAAGATTTTCGAAAGTCTTAGACTCGAAAACAGGAGAAGAAGTTCAGGTGGGAGCACAAGTTACTGTAACACATCCTTTAATTCCAGACTACCGAGATTTTGCTCTATTCGTCCAAGATTTTACTCTGTTATTTGATAAAGACGGCTGTCCACTTGAACCACCGGAATTTCCTGGTTCTGAAGATGACCCTGGTTTGTTTGGAGTGAACTATAAAAATGAACCACTACAGTTTCGGTTAGGGGAAGACTGTGATCCAGCTTATTCATTCAGCTCCTTTGTGAATGGAGATCCTGTAACACCTATTTTAAACTGTTACGAAGGAGACCCTATTAGAATTCGCGTACTACAAGGATCTCAAGAAGAATCTCACAGTTTTAATATGCATGGTCTACGCTGGAAAGCAGAGCGGCCAGATAGTGAAACAATGTTTGTTTGTCAAGAACATATTGGAATATCGGAGTCTTTTACATTTGAAATGGCTGTGCCAAATGCGGGAGATTATCTTTGGACTTTTGAAACAGAAGAGGATTTGTGGAACGGCTGCTGGGGACTAGTGCGCGCATTTGACGCAGAAGTCGATTTTCTTATTCCTCTTCCAGACAGACCTGACCCGCCAAAACGAACAAAGCCTTTACCTGTTTGTACAGGAAAACCGCCAGAGAAAGCAAAAATCGTTGAAGTAGATGCACCACCTAATGCTCCTGTGAAGCGCTTTGATGTTGTTGCGTTTCATGTTCCGATTCCTTACAGCAAATGGGGCGAAAAAGACCCGTTTGGTATCGTCTTTGCTCTAAAAAAAGATGTTAAAGATATTTTAGCAGGAAAGAAAAAAATACAGCCGCTGATTATCCGAGCCAATCAAGGCGATGTTGTAGAGATTCATTTAGAAAGCCGATTAGAATTTGATGAGTTTCCGTTTCCAGATGGAATTTGGCCATATCCTCCTGTAAAAGAGCAGGCATTTTATCCACCATCTGTCCGAATTTCCTTGCATCCTCAGCTTATTCAATATGATGTGAAATCTTCGGCAGGCGAAACGGTTGGATTTAATCCAGATCAGACAGTCGGTCCTGGTGAGAAGATTACGTATCGCTGGTATGTTGATCTTCCTGTTGGCGCGTGTGGAATGTGGGATATGGCCGATATTCGCAATCATCGCTCATTAGGGACTTTTGGAATGTTTATTGCTGAACCAAGAGGGGCTCAATTTTTAAGCCAGAAAACATTAAAACCTGTAATTACAACAGATAGAGCCATTATAAAACAACCATTTTTACCGACTACACGGGAATTTGCGCTTATTATGTATGATGGAGCTAGATTAGTCGATAAAAACGGAAAGTTAATTATTGACCCTGTTGACGGTATATTAGGTGGCGTAGATCCAGAAGAAATAGGGGATCTTGTTGATACGTATGATAATGGGTCGAGAGGGTTTAACTACCGAACAGAACGATTAATTAATCGACTTAACCAGGTTCCTGTATTAAAAGACTTATTTAGTTCGAAAGTACATGGAGATCCGTCTACACCAATTCTTGAGGCTTATCCTGGAGATCCTATTACAATTCGCTTTGCAAATCCGTCTGAACGAAGACGCGCCCACGGATTTCATGTGCATGGTCACTATTGGAATACAGATGACAAGGATATTTTCTCACAAGTGAAGTCTATCCGAGATCATATCGTCTTAGGAGACGTTGTTGATATCCAGCTGCATTACGGAGCAGGAAGCTTTTTTAACTTCCCTGGTGATTATATGTACCGTTCTGGGAATATTCGCTGGGACATTGAACAAGGCATGTGGGGCATTCTTCGTGTCCATAAAAACCTACAAAAAAATCTTCAGCCTTTAAAAGCGATAAATAATGTGAAAAAGCGAAATAAAAAGAAATGA
- a CDS encoding SCO family protein: protein MKRKHLLAIFLTIIVIAFALVYWLWPNNEKLPVLDELKPVALQNVHGGEYDFKSGKVKLVTFFYTNCPDICPLTMSDFKDLQAELKKDKIFGSKVELVALSLDPEQDTPSVVKKYAESFGADSTGWKWLRGSLKDTKKIADDLKMQYKKGEGNFLSHSTTMYLIDENNEIRALYDMAYSEEPIDKKKILSDIRYLVNR, encoded by the coding sequence ATGAAGAGAAAGCATTTGTTAGCCATCTTTTTAACGATCATTGTAATTGCTTTTGCGCTTGTTTATTGGCTATGGCCAAACAATGAAAAGCTTCCAGTACTAGATGAATTAAAGCCTGTAGCATTACAAAATGTTCATGGTGGAGAGTATGATTTTAAGAGCGGAAAAGTTAAGCTTGTCACTTTTTTTTATACAAATTGCCCAGATATTTGTCCGTTAACAATGTCTGATTTTAAAGATTTACAAGCAGAGCTCAAAAAGGATAAGATATTTGGTTCAAAAGTAGAACTTGTAGCCCTTTCACTTGATCCAGAACAAGACACACCATCTGTTGTAAAGAAATATGCAGAATCCTTTGGAGCGGACTCTACCGGATGGAAATGGCTAAGAGGATCCTTAAAGGATACGAAAAAAATTGCAGATGATTTAAAAATGCAGTACAAAAAAGGGGAAGGAAATTTTCTCTCTCACTCTACAACGATGTATCTTATTGATGAAAATAACGAAATCAGAGCGCTTTACGATATGGCTTACTCAGAGGAACCGATTGATAAGAAGAAAATATTAAGTGATATCCGATATTTAGTGAACAGGTAA
- a CDS encoding YjgB family protein codes for MKKAKMIAATALIGASFAGGIGATVHAESPNMTKTTNIKDEQKQMALNTLLGLYSKAQEGKVYGGFSDQFVVGETTRTDVYNSIGKPYSVEGNFEHYSGSMGQASYDFSYDKKGVLKEVRYFGTNVERQTNLGGITPEMIIKHLGKEDRTHIITGTNETNHIYDLGDYTLEFVESADHTISHVNLVAQ; via the coding sequence ATGAAAAAAGCAAAAATGATCGCTGCTACAGCTTTAATTGGAGCATCTTTTGCAGGCGGCATTGGCGCAACTGTTCATGCAGAGAGCCCAAACATGACTAAAACAACAAATATTAAAGATGAGCAAAAACAAATGGCGTTAAATACACTGCTAGGCTTGTATAGTAAAGCCCAAGAAGGTAAAGTTTATGGAGGATTTAGCGATCAGTTTGTTGTTGGAGAAACAACGCGTACAGATGTATATAACAGCATTGGTAAGCCTTATTCAGTAGAAGGGAACTTTGAACATTATTCAGGTTCAATGGGGCAAGCTTCTTATGACTTCTCCTATGATAAAAAAGGAGTATTAAAAGAAGTGCGCTACTTTGGGACAAATGTGGAACGCCAAACAAATCTTGGCGGCATTACACCTGAAATGATAATAAAACATTTAGGGAAAGAAGACCGTACACACATTATTACAGGAACAAATGAAACAAACCATATTTATGATTTAGGAGATTATACGCTTGAATTTGTGGAAAGTGCTGACCATACGATAAGTCACGTGAACTTAGTCGCACAATAA
- a CDS encoding YjdF family protein, producing MKLTIYHDGQFWIGMIEMVSDGHLKAFRHVFGGEPKDSEVLTFIYHELSTLIHNSHQSGIHVKQNCPNRINPKRLQRRVAKEMKRTGASTKAQEAVKQEHEERKKQRKHITKQHREEEKQRKYLLRKKKAKAKHKGR from the coding sequence ATGAAGTTAACGATTTACCATGATGGTCAGTTCTGGATTGGAATGATTGAAATGGTAAGTGACGGACATTTAAAAGCATTTCGTCACGTGTTTGGAGGAGAACCTAAAGATTCAGAAGTGTTAACTTTTATCTACCATGAACTTTCAACTCTTATTCATAATTCGCATCAATCAGGTATCCACGTAAAACAAAACTGTCCCAACCGCATCAACCCTAAACGGTTACAGCGCAGAGTAGCAAAAGAGATGAAAAGAACCGGAGCATCAACAAAAGCCCAAGAAGCGGTTAAGCAAGAACATGAAGAACGAAAAAAGCAACGTAAGCATATCACAAAGCAGCACCGTGAAGAAGAAAAGCAGCGAAAATATCTCCTTAGAAAGAAAAAGGCAAAAGCGAAGCATAAAGGAAGATAG
- a CDS encoding macrolide family glycosyltransferase has translation MSNVLFINLPAEGHVNPTVGLVKELVERGESITYYCTERFRERLENVGAVVRTYEDFSETMNANTLPTMSKILEMNRSLLDKIVADIQDETYDYIIYDEVCLAGVILAKMLNIPKLCNCTTFAFTKNMLEDMKKHLDVTEGIEGFDEESEKILTDIEQKHNVDLTFIRHKGSIMPNPGDLTIVYTSEHYQMYREELDDTFKFVGPSIAKRQHNIEFPLEKLENDSVIFISLGTIFNENIDFYQTCFKAFADFEGTVVMSIGKKLKIEELGDIPANFIVKNYVPQLEVLQHTDVFFTHGGMNSSSEGLYFNIPLAVLPVSVDQPIVAKRIAELGAGIHLDLNSITAEKLKETAHTLLCESSYKENTTKISASFKNAGGYKKAVDEIFSFKHQALSESVK, from the coding sequence ATGTCTAATGTATTATTTATTAACTTACCAGCTGAAGGACATGTCAATCCAACTGTTGGATTAGTCAAAGAGTTAGTTGAGAGAGGCGAATCGATTACATATTATTGCACAGAACGTTTTAGAGAGCGCCTCGAAAACGTTGGTGCCGTTGTCCGAACATACGAAGATTTTTCAGAAACGATGAATGCCAATACTCTTCCTACCATGTCAAAAATCTTAGAAATGAACAGGTCTCTATTAGACAAAATTGTGGCTGATATTCAAGATGAAACATATGACTATATTATTTATGATGAAGTTTGTCTAGCCGGCGTCATTTTAGCGAAAATGCTAAACATCCCTAAACTTTGCAATTGCACAACGTTTGCTTTTACAAAAAACATGTTAGAAGATATGAAAAAACATCTAGATGTAACAGAAGGTATAGAAGGTTTTGATGAAGAAAGCGAAAAAATATTAACAGATATTGAACAGAAACATAATGTAGATTTAACCTTCATCCGTCATAAAGGCTCTATTATGCCAAACCCTGGAGACCTAACGATTGTCTATACTTCTGAACATTACCAAATGTATCGTGAAGAGCTTGATGATACATTTAAATTTGTTGGACCCTCTATTGCCAAAAGACAGCATAATATCGAATTTCCGCTAGAAAAATTAGAAAATGATTCTGTAATCTTTATTTCTCTTGGAACAATATTCAATGAGAACATTGATTTTTATCAAACATGCTTTAAAGCTTTTGCAGATTTTGAAGGAACCGTTGTGATGTCCATCGGTAAAAAATTAAAAATAGAGGAGCTTGGTGATATCCCTGCAAACTTCATTGTGAAAAACTATGTTCCTCAGCTAGAAGTGCTGCAACATACAGATGTGTTCTTTACACATGGAGGAATGAACAGTTCAAGTGAAGGATTATATTTTAATATTCCATTAGCTGTCCTTCCTGTAAGTGTTGATCAACCTATTGTTGCAAAGCGCATTGCAGAGTTAGGAGCGGGTATTCATCTTGATCTCAACAGTATTACCGCAGAAAAATTAAAAGAAACAGCTCATACCCTCTTATGTGAATCTTCTTACAAAGAGAACACTACAAAAATTAGCGCTTCTTTTAAAAATGCAGGTGGATATAAGAAAGCTGTAGACGAAATTTTTTCTTTTAAACATCAAGCGCTTAGTGAAAGTGTGAAATAA
- a CDS encoding helix-turn-helix transcriptional regulator, with protein MENKVKLARVEKSMTQQDLAKKVNVTRQTIGLIEKGEYNPSLKLCLNIAHALGKTLDDLFWKGEER; from the coding sequence TTGGAAAACAAAGTGAAATTAGCGCGCGTTGAAAAGTCAATGACTCAGCAAGACTTAGCTAAGAAAGTTAATGTGACAAGACAAACGATTGGATTAATTGAAAAAGGAGAATATAATCCGTCTCTAAAGCTCTGTCTTAATATTGCCCATGCTTTAGGAAAAACGTTAGATGACCTATTTTGGAAAGGGGAAGAAAGATGA
- a CDS encoding DUF2512 family protein — protein sequence MTILLIKLILTPVLATFAAFIFPGIFYSSYWQPIIIGVAIALVTRYVERILLRSHTKIITLIIDFFTAFFITYILPYGFENAYVLFPGAVFTAILFTVAELPQHYFLLKEDVEQNSIV from the coding sequence ATGACTATTTTACTTATCAAATTGATTTTAACCCCTGTTTTAGCAACATTTGCGGCCTTTATTTTCCCCGGTATCTTTTATTCTTCCTACTGGCAACCAATTATCATTGGTGTGGCGATTGCTCTTGTCACAAGGTATGTAGAACGCATTTTGCTTCGTTCTCATACTAAAATTATTACGCTCATTATCGACTTCTTCACGGCGTTCTTTATTACCTATATTTTGCCGTACGGATTTGAAAATGCATACGTCCTTTTTCCTGGTGCAGTATTTACAGCTATTTTGTTCACAGTTGCGGAACTGCCGCAACACTATTTTCTTCTTAAAGAAGATGTTGAACAAAATTCAATCGTATAA
- a CDS encoding cold-inducible protein YdjO-related protein, translated as MHWSKRNTEEEVQEEVAVWECESTECVGWMRKNFSFDEKPSCPLCGSSMKSGERMLSKLTNLQGR; from the coding sequence ATGCATTGGAGTAAACGAAATACCGAAGAAGAAGTACAAGAAGAAGTTGCTGTATGGGAATGCGAATCAACGGAATGCGTAGGATGGATGCGAAAAAACTTCTCGTTCGATGAAAAGCCAAGCTGCCCTTTATGTGGTTCCTCAATGAAAAGCGGCGAGCGCATGCTGTCTAAATTGACAAACTTGCAAGGTCGATAG
- a CDS encoding HAD family hydrolase → MIKAVFFDLDDTLLWDKKSVKEAFVATCTYASQKHNVDVEKLEEAVREKARELYSSYETYEFTQMIGINPFEGLWGNFLDDDDNFRKMKDIVPAYRKEAWIQGLKELGIDDEAFGAELAERFPLERRKHPFVYEESFRTLDKLKENYRLLLLTNGSPDLQNTKLEITPEIAPYFDEIIISGAFGRGKPDPTIFEHALEKMGLEKDDAIMVGDNLMTDILGASRIGMKSVWINRENKERNEVTPTYEITHLEELYPLLEELNK, encoded by the coding sequence ATGATTAAAGCTGTTTTTTTCGATCTTGATGATACGCTGCTTTGGGACAAAAAAAGCGTAAAGGAAGCCTTTGTAGCAACATGTACATATGCAAGTCAGAAACATAATGTCGATGTTGAAAAATTAGAAGAAGCGGTAAGAGAAAAAGCCCGCGAACTTTACTCTTCTTATGAAACCTATGAGTTTACTCAAATGATTGGAATTAATCCTTTTGAAGGACTATGGGGAAACTTTTTAGATGATGATGATAACTTTCGCAAAATGAAAGATATTGTACCAGCTTATCGAAAAGAAGCGTGGATACAAGGATTAAAGGAGCTCGGCATCGATGATGAAGCATTTGGAGCAGAGCTTGCAGAACGCTTTCCACTTGAACGTCGTAAGCATCCGTTCGTATATGAAGAAAGCTTTCGTACGTTAGATAAGCTAAAAGAGAATTACCGTCTTCTTTTATTAACAAACGGTTCTCCAGATCTTCAAAATACAAAGCTTGAAATCACACCTGAGATTGCTCCTTATTTTGACGAGATTATTATTTCAGGAGCATTTGGTCGTGGTAAGCCTGATCCAACGATTTTTGAACACGCTCTTGAAAAAATGGGGTTAGAAAAAGACGATGCTATTATGGTAGGAGATAACTTAATGACAGATATTTTAGGTGCCTCACGCATTGGGATGAAATCAGTGTGGATTAACCGTGAAAATAAAGAACGTAATGAAGTTACTCCAACGTACGAAATTACCCATTTAGAAGAACTATATCCACTGTTAGAAGAGTTGAATAAATAA
- a CDS encoding PadR family transcriptional regulator, producing the protein MRILKYAILGLLYNEKLTGYDITSKFKGPLGQFWTAKHSQIYPELRKLTDEGFIQYEVVVQGTKLEKKVYEITSLGEKELSEWLEKVERDSSVNKDEFMLKTYFISAMEKEEAYDLFNDQLVKRKENLSKLQKTLSLLEEDEIPITFSSPQFGHYLVLTRAIEREKGYIVWLEKTIDLLK; encoded by the coding sequence ATGCGGATTTTAAAATATGCGATACTAGGACTTCTCTACAACGAGAAATTAACAGGGTACGATATTACAAGTAAATTTAAAGGACCACTTGGACAGTTTTGGACAGCCAAACATAGCCAAATTTATCCTGAATTACGAAAGCTGACAGATGAAGGATTTATTCAGTATGAAGTCGTTGTTCAAGGAACAAAACTTGAAAAAAAAGTATATGAAATTACTTCGCTTGGAGAAAAAGAGCTTTCAGAGTGGCTTGAAAAAGTGGAGCGAGATTCAAGTGTAAACAAAGATGAATTTATGCTAAAAACATACTTTATTTCAGCTATGGAGAAAGAAGAAGCATATGACCTTTTTAACGATCAGCTTGTTAAGAGGAAAGAAAATCTTTCAAAGCTTCAAAAAACGCTATCTTTACTAGAAGAAGATGAAATACCGATTACGTTCTCTTCTCCTCAATTTGGTCACTACCTCGTCTTAACGAGAGCCATTGAAAGAGAAAAAGGATATATTGTCTGGCTTGAAAAGACAATTGACCTACTGAAATAA
- a CDS encoding DUF3237 domain-containing protein codes for MNKPSLKKVASAEIEVAAPMVVGHTRLGRRQFIPIKGGKIAGEINGNIIDGGADSQIIRANGRTDLSARYVIETNDDELIYIENNGIRQVSERFRDRASKGEIIDPEHVYFRTVPTFETSSEKYEWLENSLFVGAALRTDTKVVLDIYKVL; via the coding sequence ATGAATAAGCCGTCATTGAAAAAAGTGGCTTCTGCAGAAATTGAAGTTGCCGCACCAATGGTTGTTGGCCACACAAGGCTTGGAAGACGACAGTTTATTCCAATCAAAGGTGGGAAAATAGCCGGAGAAATAAATGGCAACATTATAGACGGTGGAGCCGACTCGCAAATCATTCGTGCTAACGGACGAACAGATTTATCTGCTCGTTACGTTATCGAAACGAACGATGATGAACTTATTTATATCGAAAACAATGGTATACGCCAAGTGAGCGAGCGTTTTAGAGATCGTGCCTCAAAAGGGGAAATTATTGATCCTGAGCACGTTTATTTCCGCACGGTCCCGACGTTTGAAACAAGCAGTGAGAAATACGAATGGCTTGAAAATTCCCTGTTTGTTGGAGCGGCTCTTCGTACAGACACAAAGGTAGTATTAGATATTTACAAGGTACTTTAA
- a CDS encoding phenolic acid decarboxylase: protein MENFIGNHMIYTYENGWEYEMYIKNDHTIDYRIHSGMVGGRWVRDQEVDIVKLTKGVYKVSWTEPTGTDVSLNFMPEEKRMHGIIFFPKWVHEHPEITVCYQNDHLDLMKESREKYETYPKYVVPEFADITYLKNVGKDNESIISKAPYEGMTDDIRAGKLQ from the coding sequence ATGGAAAACTTTATTGGAAATCACATGATTTATACGTATGAAAACGGTTGGGAATATGAAATGTATATTAAGAATGATCATACAATTGATTATCGTATTCATAGCGGAATGGTTGGCGGACGATGGGTACGTGATCAAGAAGTTGATATTGTAAAATTGACAAAAGGCGTTTATAAAGTATCATGGACAGAGCCAACAGGAACAGATGTATCCCTGAACTTTATGCCTGAAGAAAAACGCATGCACGGCATTATTTTCTTCCCAAAATGGGTACATGAACATCCAGAGATTACGGTTTGTTACCAAAACGATCACCTTGATTTAATGAAAGAGTCAAGAGAAAAATATGAAACATATCCAAAATATGTTGTACCTGAATTTGCAGACATTACGTATCTTAAAAACGTTGGAAAAGATAACGAAAGCATCATTTCAAAAGCTCCATATGAAGGTATGACAGATGACATTCGTGCTGGAAAACTTCAATAA